The segment CGCCCAGCCAGAAGGCGTACTCGTCTGCCCAAGGAAGGTGCCGTTAGCGGGGCAGAGTAGGTGAGCAAACGCGGGTCGCAGTATTGCTTCGTTAATTAATTCTACTGGTTTATGACTTACACTTTGTATGGCAGTGCCCTATTTTTCTATCAGAAAGTGTATATTACATTCATACTATTCATAACAAAACCGTTTAGCATTACTATTCCTCTGCTTGCATTGATGTCTTTATACAACTTCCGAATATCTTATTTCAATTTGTTTAGCTTACATTAGCCTGTATGCCATGCGTGTCTGTCCCTCAGTGACTGATTAGATCCACATTCATTCTcgctacttacctatctatctatctatctatctatctatatatcaatctatctatgtgtctgtcaatttacatatccatttatatatctgtctatcagtctatctgtctctcctctctagctccatcctctctctctctctctctctctctctctctctctctctctctctctctctcgctctctctctctctctctctctctctcttctctctctctctctctcttcctctctctctctctctctttctctctttctctttaacactttcatcctccttctcttttatttatctcttttatttatcaaacGAGCTTATTTGCTCAGAATATATCAAAGCTTCATCCATTATTTAAgaagataaacttttttttccaaaaatctaAAGAACAAATCCCCGGCTTACGAAAGAATGAACAGATGAACAAAAACACTAAGTTTCCCTATCCAAGATTACCTGACACGCAATCGACTTAGGCTATCTACCTGGTTTACTATCTACCTGTCTGaccatctgtctatcagtctatttacatatctttctatctagctacctatctatctactctatttatctgtctatctatctgtctgtccatctgtctatctatatatctatttaaccatatatccatctaactgtgtctctatctacctatctaccaatctgtctatctatatatacctctatctgtctatctgtatttctatgtatctatatatatatatgtctgctgtctatctatatctcctctctctctctctctcactctctctctctatctatctatctatctatctatctatttatctatctatctatctatatatatatatatatatgtctatatgtctatctatctatctctatctctctctcttctcttctctctctctctctcgctctctctctctctctctctctctctctctctctctctctctctctctctctctctctctctctctctctttctctctctttctctctctttctctctctctctctctctctctctctctctctctctctctctctactttctctctctctctctctctactttctctctctctctctctctctctctctctctctctctctctctctctctctctctctctctctctctctctctctctcaattatatatactatttgtatatatatatatatatatatatatatatatatatatatatatatatatatatgtatatatatgtatggatatatatatatatatatatatatatatatatttgttttaatttatatatctatatatatgtatatacatgtatgtatatatatgtatatatatatatatacatatatatatatgtgtgtgtgtgtgtgtgtgtgtgtgtgtgtgtgtgtgtgtgtgtgtgtgtgcgtgtgtgcgtgtgtgcgtgtgtgcgtgtgagcgtgtgtgtgtgtgtgtgtgtgtgtgtgtgtgtgtgtatgcatatatgtatatatatatatatatatatatatatatatatatatatatatatatatgtatatatatacatatatatacatatatatacatatatatatgtgtgtgtgtatgtgtgtgtgtgtgtgtgtgtgtgtaaatttatatacttagatagatagatatgtgtgtgtttgtgtgtgtgtgtgtgtgtgtgtgtgtgtgtgtgtgtgtgtgtgtgtgtgtgtgtgtgtgtgtgtgtgtgtgcgtgtgtgcgtgtgagcgtgtgtgtgtgtgtgtgtgtgtgtgtgtgtgcatatatgtatatatatatatatatatatatatatatatatatatatatgtatatatatacatatatatacatatatatacatatatatatgtgtgtgtgtatgtgtgtgtgtgtgtgtgtgtgtatgtctgtgtgtgtgtgtgtgtgtgtgtgtgtgtgtgtgtgtgtgtgtgtgtgtaaatttatatacttagatagatagatatgtgtgtgtttgtgtgtgtgtgtgtgtgtgtgtgtgtgtgtgtttgtgtgtgtgtgtgtgtgtgtgtgtgtgtgtgtgtgtttgtgtgtgtgtgtgtgtgtgtgtgtgtgtgtgtgtgtgtgtgtgtgtgtgtgtgtgtgtgtgcatgtgtgtgtgtgtgtgtgtgttagtgtgtgttggtgtgtgtgtgtgtgtgtgtgtgtgtgtgtgtgtatgtgtgtgtttgtgtgtgtgtgtgtgtgtgagtgtgtgtgtgtgtgtgtgtagatatatattgtggtatatatgattatatgtatatatatatagttccatCTACTTATTGTAGATATAATGTTTTATCCCTTTTAAAAGATAATCACTAGCCCTtccataatagtaatattaagtcTTTGCACTatatctctttttccatctctctactaatctatatctttatttatctatctaccaatcaatcagtctatcaatctacttatctatctatcctctctatatctctctctctatctatctgtctgtctatctatctatctatctatctatctgcctgtctatctacctatctcatctATCTAGCGACATGCAGATGCGATTGTTTCATTATAATATACTAAAGTTTTAAGAAGTATTATCCACTTTAAGGAAAATTTCcttacacacttttttttccaaaatcttGTAGAAAATGCTCCCTGTCAAGAAGattttttaacccattcgcgacggggaaaatgaacgaaaatggggaaaatgaacaaaaatggggaaaatgctgtgctcctttttttatattttttgtgaaatgtctctgcacatagatggctctgccttacctgatttcacctttccttgaattggcgggaaaatgtatcttttgctaatgctatgaatattgatggtgttatttttattataaacattataatagcaAAGAAAGATACCGtacaatattttcgtaaatcaaagaaaagggtaaacgggcgagacaggtggtactcataattggctcattgatgatttagtacaagtgtagccatctatgtataaaaacaattaaacaagtaaactaacactgggcatggcacggatacgtgacatgcccgtagCGAATGGGTTAAACTATCACAAAACTCAAATAactcaaaaaactaaaaaaaaacatcacatccTCTGCAAGATCACCTGACACGTCATGAACGTAGGCCAGGAGGACGTAGACGGAGTTGGGGGACGCGAGGTCTCCCCGCATCCCCTGGCAGAATGTCCTGGCCTCCTCCCACACGCGCTCCACCTCGCTCACGTAGAAGCACTCGCCCATGACCATCTTGTAGGGGTAGGGGCAGTCCGACTctggaagggaggcaagggggctTTACGTGTCACTGGCTCGTCTGCGGGAGTTTGAGGAGGGTTGTTGTTGATCCTAGAGGGTCAGCTTTTTTTATGGTTTGAGGGAAATCTACATTTTCTAGAGTTTgaagtattgttttttattgttgttgttatttctctctatctctctctctctctctctctctctctctctctctctctctctctctctctctctctctctctctctctctctctctctctctctctctctctctctctctctctctctctctctctctcttatttcaagTAATTCCGATTTTGAACATCTGGAGTTTAGCAATTCCTCAAAGTCAAAAAATATacgtaattagaaaaaaaaacggtagGCTAGGCATTGTGAGCATACGCACCACTGGCTACTTGCGTGGCACTCCCTAAAAAGATGGCATAGGCAGAAGTAATAGGTGTTTCCTGTATGTTCGAGGCGGATATGACACTGCATCCTTCTGTTACTTATCGTGTGTTGCAGTGAAGAGGAGCTTCTGTTGTTTGGGTATATAGCTGTACATGTATTttgttcgttatcattattcccgttcctgtatataatgtatttcatCTTTGCTTTATATCCGTATTAGTTAGGTTTTATCACAATTATCTGCGTAATTTCCATCATGAGTTTCAAGTCTCTCTGTTGTTTCCCGGTAAGAGAGCTCTCCTAGCAAAGTGAAAATCGCGCATAGATATCACCTTAGCGGAAGATATATCGTATGATCTCGACTGGTAGATGATAAGTATGTAGactaatagattgatagatgagtaGAGgtcggatagatagagataaataagggtatttggtatttgtttgttttttctacacatgtatatatgtatacatgtgtgtgtgtgtgtgtgtgtgcgtgtgtgtgtgttgtgtgtgcatgtgtgtgtgtgtgtgtatgtgtgtgtgtgtgtgtgtgtgtgtgtgtgtgtgtgtgtgtgtgtgtgtgtgtgtgcatgtgtgtgtgtgtgtgtgtgcgtgtgtgtgtgtgtgtgtgtgtgtgtgtgtgtgtgtgtgtgtgtgtgtgtgtatgtgtgcgcgtgtgtgtgtgctcgttatcatttgtatctatgtatgcaatgaagtatgtatgtacgcagagaaagagagacagaaatagccaTTTTATGTTCCGGTGAAGCTAATAGGTGTCTCTTCCTGGCAGTAATGTATCTCTGTCACGTGACAATGGTCAGTTCCTTGCTAGGCTAAAAAGAATTACTTACTAGAGGCACTGATGACGTCAAGGTCAAATGACGCGGTGCGGTGACTTACTTTCATCCGAAAAATGGGTCATTTTATGCCGTGCttcaaatatttaattatattagtcatatattttaggctcgtggGGACGGGACATTAACCCTCGATAAGTCTATTGCATATATTCTAATAAACTAGTATATCGATAAAactcacaacaataacaagaaaaaatgagGTCCTTTTACATCCATACTACCATTTTTATGCAAATATCCACTTTAATCTATCTGTGCTATTGTACACAAAATTCTGAACGATGCAAACACATATCATTACCTTGATCCAGAAATTTATTGAGAAGCGTCTGAATGACCTGTGACTGTTGTTGCATGATCAGCTGATTAACCACCACAGCTGACCTCAGATTCTCCACATCGGTCTGGACGTCGCCTCGAGCCATCCCGCCAGATAACACGAGCATCACAATCGTCTGAATTACTAACGTCATCGTCTCGAAGCGTCGTGAAATGTGAATGGAATCAGAGAACGCCGAATGGAAGATGATTAGCTAATGACTTGCGCGAGGTCGAGGTGCGCGTCAGTCCCGCGGGGTGCCAGCTTAACCACTGCGGCTCGTCGTCGGCTCGGCACCTTATAACGAGCCCGCCCTCGGCCGTCGGGGAAAAGCCGTCGGGCGAAGCGAAACACGGCTCGGCAATTGACTTGTGCGTTTGGCATCACGCGCCCCTTCCTGTGGAGGTTGCAGTGCGTCACCCGACAACGCTTCTCTTGGACCTCTCTCTCAATGGCCTGTCAATGCAAACGTGTATTTCTGTATAAACGCTTCTTTACATGTAATTcccgtaggtatatatatatatatatgtgtgtgtgtgtgtgtgtatgtgtgtgtgtgtgtgtgtgtgtgtgtgtgtgtgtgtgtgtgtgtgtgtgtgtgtgtgcatgcgtgtgcgtgtgcgtgtgttcatatatatcaaatatatatatatatgtgtgtgtgtgtgtgtgtgtgtgtgtgtgtgtgtgtgtgtgtgtgtgatgtatgtatatatatcacataatatatatgtatatgtatacatataagaaaaagaaaacagctacaataagaaatgaaatcgtGATGTTTCGAACACACACAAGAACTCCTCATCAGGCGGAAATGGTTATTTGTCCGTCTGCTGAGAAGCTATTGTGAATTCGATTTTTTGATTGTGTCTGCATTTGTGTTCAcatgcacaatatatgtatatatataaatatatatatacatatatatttgtgtatatatatgtgtatatatatatatatatttatgcagacaaacacacaaaacacatacacatgcatacatacctacatatatatatgtgtgtgtgtgcaaattgatTTCGGAAAGAACAATCGCTAGTTGTTTATATGTGCCAGAATGTGCACATTCGTAGGCCTATATGTCTTTATCAGCACACACATCTGTGTCCTCATTCTGGCATTCGATTCAACTCTAAATTATACTTTTGTGGCCACGTCACGAGATCACAGTTTCTTATTCATGAACAAAATGCATTCTCCAGCAGCCGTGATTCTTTCTCCCTCGCTAACAGCAGGCGATGGACATGGCTCTCGCAGGAATGAGGAGCACCTGCGCCAGCCTTTCCGGATGTGTCTTCGGGTGCTTCTCCTTCAGGCATTCTATTTTACATGTGTCTGCCCAGGCAGAAGTCGCTGGCATTGCTATTTTTACCGCCTGAGTAAACATTCAAGCCATGGAACCTTTCCTCGGCCGAGAGCTGCCGGGTCCGTGAATGGCAGATGTTGCAGGCGGCGTTTTGTGTTTACCTGCACCTGCATCCAGTAGACGTAATTGGAAATCCATGCTTTATGCCATCAGTTGTGACCATACTATGTGGTCTCGCGGAGATCTCAGAATGACCCTTTTGGGTTTTAATCCATTAAAGTATCATCAGTGTGCAGGGCGAATTCGGGCGCTGAGGTTAAAGTGGCTGTAAGATAGATCGCTCCGCCGTTTTGTCATCCAACACTTTTCGCTGATTGGTCTTTTGTGTGAgagtttccttctccttttcctctgtcttcttGCTGTGATTTTATGGACAATATGGAATGCAAAATATACACTGCATGTCAAGAAACAATTACTCGCTTCGTTACTGGTCACCTACACAGCTCGTTATGACAAAAGAAATAACTTCGGCGTCGGCCTTTCCAGACAACCTATCATACCAAAGAACAAGCAAATACATCTTATAATGTCCAAGCTCTCACCCATGAAAAAGCGCCTTTAAATGTAAACTACTGCCACTTAATGCGGGAACGTGATGACTGGTTAATAAACATCACAATATCATGGGTGTGGCGCAAGGCCCTcacacacccctcctcccacGCTTTTCGGAATACCAGAAGGGTTAAAAATACAGCTCTCGTGTGTGCGAAGCTCCCCGAAATAGAATAAACACACAGCTCGCAATCTTTCCCGCAAGAGCCTGTCATATAGGAGTGTCCCGCGTGGGAGACGAGCAGAGTCCGACCCCGATTGCTCTTCCCACAGCTCCTTGTAAAAGACGAAGGCGAAGGGGAAACTCTCGCTCGCTGTGCAGCTCCCGACAGCCGCAAATACACACTCGCAGGGAGTCAATTAGATTAACAGTCATAAAACGTTCAAATAGCCCTAACTATTCGGTTTAGGTCTCGAAACTATGTGCAACGACGTTCATTGTTGCAATTTTCGCCCTTATGTAGCGGTGCGAAAGGGcaatatttctttattactacTGTCACTTATGAATCCTTAGCGCAAGTGATTGTTATAAGTGTTTCTGAATTTCTTTGTTTCCTGTTGAACTATGCTGATATATCCATGTTTAGAAATACGAGGGCTCCTTTCATCACGATTATAATCATCACAGTAAACATTAAATATCTCAATGTACTGAATCTGCGCGCACTTTGACCGTGGAAGGAGCTTTAGATATAAGTTTATCTACGCCCATTGCCCGCCCGCCTCCTGAGCCAATGTGCGCGTCCGCCTAGACTCACACGCCCTCCTCTTAAGCCGCGTCATCCGGTGTGGCTGTATGCGCTCGTCCGGCGGAACTGCGCTTTCGTCGGCGCATTCCTCGAGGTTTTCCGGAttttattatcttcaccatcattatcaattttgttattatattattaacatcttaatcattataatcatcattattaccacctttCTTACTACAACCAGCATCACATCTTGTAttattttttgcccttttttattattttcttgccaTTTTGAAAGTATCGCTGCAGTAACCATTACATTCACGCTCGCTATGAATCCCGAATGGACAGGCGAGCATCGAGAAGCGCGCAATGGGCCACATCCAGCCTTCCTTCA is part of the Penaeus chinensis breed Huanghai No. 1 chromosome 2, ASM1920278v2, whole genome shotgun sequence genome and harbors:
- the LOC125036436 gene encoding perlucin-like, encoding MTLVIQTIVMLVLSGGMARGDVQTDVENLRSAVVVNQLIMQQQSQVIQTLLNKFLDQESDCPYPYKMVMGECFYVSEVERVWEEARTFCQGMRGDLASPNSVYVLLAYVHDVSDEYAFWLGATDQQTEGVWQWLDGRPITDWGRGQPDNANGEEHCIHLGNKYVLNDNECTKLRRFVCEYVG